The Dehalogenimonas sp. 4OHTPN genome window below encodes:
- the atpG gene encoding ATP synthase F1 subunit gamma translates to MANLRAIRLRIRGVKNIAKITRAMEMIAASKMRKAQDRGLAGRPYSEKITAVIAALSALTAGKGGDPLLERRPVKNIALLQITPDRGLSGGLVGNINRAALGFAVEHKDTPIEMVVVGKKGLDAMRRTQRNIVAEFTGLGDKPGLYDTLPISRIIMDDFKSGAVDEVYVAYTQFVSTMVQKPVIIKLLPVEPAEIPPTQNVEYIFEPDAAAVLGSLLPRYVEMKIYHLILESIASEQSARMVAMRSATQNANELIGELTLEYNKARQESITAELLDIVGGVAALA, encoded by the coding sequence ATGGCTAATTTAAGAGCCATCCGGCTGCGCATCCGCGGTGTTAAAAACATCGCCAAGATCACGCGCGCCATGGAAATGATCGCCGCTTCCAAGATGCGCAAGGCGCAGGACCGCGGCCTAGCCGGCCGGCCTTATTCCGAGAAGATCACCGCGGTTATCGCTGCGCTGTCGGCTCTTACTGCCGGCAAGGGCGGGGACCCGCTGCTGGAGCGGCGGCCGGTGAAGAACATTGCCCTGCTGCAGATCACACCGGACCGCGGCCTGTCCGGCGGCCTGGTGGGCAACATCAACCGCGCCGCCCTCGGCTTTGCCGTAGAGCACAAGGACACGCCCATCGAGATGGTTGTCGTCGGTAAAAAGGGCCTGGACGCCATGCGGCGGACGCAGCGGAATATCGTCGCCGAGTTCACCGGCCTGGGCGACAAGCCCGGCCTGTACGACACGCTGCCGATCTCCCGCATCATCATGGACGATTTCAAGTCCGGCGCCGTCGACGAGGTCTACGTGGCCTATACCCAGTTTGTCTCCACCATGGTGCAGAAGCCGGTCATCATCAAGCTGCTGCCGGTGGAGCCGGCCGAGATACCCCCGACGCAGAACGTCGAATACATCTTCGAACCGGACGCCGCCGCGGTGCTGGGCTCGCTGCTGCCGCGCTATGTCGAGATGAAGATCTACCATTTGATACTGGAATCCATCGCCTCTGAACAGTCGGCGCGCATGGTGGCCATGAGGAGCGCCACCCAGAACGCCAACGAACTTATCGGCGAACTGACACTGGAATACAACAAGGCCCGGCAGGAGTCCATCACCGCCGAACTCCTCGATATCGTCGGCGGCGTGGCGGCGCTGGCTTAA
- the atpD gene encoding F0F1 ATP synthase subunit beta, which produces MSKGKVVQVIGSVVDIEFPSGELPALFNALEIDNKGERIVLEVQAHVGNNWVRCLSFMPTDGLARGAEVSDTGAPVSVPVGQGALGRIFNVLGEPLDNEGEVKAAERWPIHRNAPPFDEQETTAQMLETGIKVIDLITPFARGGKIGAYGGAGVGKTVIIQELIRNIASEHGGFSVFAGVGERSREGNDLWHEMKDSGVIAKTALVFGQMNELPAVRLRIALTGLTMAEYFRDMEHRDVLLFIDNIYRYTLAGVEVSALLGRMPSAVGYQPTLATEMGALQERITTTKNGSITSFQAIYVPADDYTDPGVVATFGHLDAVIALERSLAAQALFPAVDPLASNSRILDPIVVGDEHYRVAREVQRVLQRYKDLQDVIAILGMEELSEEDKATVARARKIQRFLTQPFFVSEIFTGRPGKYVPLSETIRGFKEILEGKHDALPEQAFYMVGSIDEAVEAAAKMAA; this is translated from the coding sequence ATGTCCAAAGGCAAAGTAGTACAGGTTATCGGCTCGGTGGTCGACATCGAGTTTCCCTCGGGGGAACTGCCGGCGCTGTTCAACGCCCTGGAAATCGACAACAAGGGCGAGCGCATCGTCCTGGAGGTCCAGGCGCACGTCGGCAACAACTGGGTGCGGTGCCTTTCCTTCATGCCCACTGACGGCCTGGCCCGCGGCGCCGAGGTTTCCGATACCGGCGCGCCGGTGTCCGTACCTGTTGGCCAGGGCGCCCTGGGCCGCATCTTCAACGTACTGGGCGAACCCCTCGACAACGAGGGCGAGGTTAAAGCTGCGGAGCGCTGGCCGATCCACCGGAACGCCCCGCCCTTCGACGAGCAGGAGACCACGGCCCAGATGCTGGAGACCGGCATCAAGGTCATCGACTTGATCACCCCGTTTGCCCGCGGCGGTAAGATCGGCGCCTACGGCGGCGCCGGCGTTGGCAAGACGGTTATCATCCAGGAACTCATCCGCAACATCGCCTCGGAGCATGGCGGCTTTTCAGTTTTCGCCGGCGTCGGCGAGCGCTCCCGCGAAGGCAACGACCTGTGGCATGAAATGAAGGACTCCGGCGTTATCGCCAAGACGGCCCTGGTTTTCGGCCAGATGAATGAGCTGCCAGCCGTTCGCCTCAGGATCGCCCTGACCGGCCTGACCATGGCCGAGTACTTCCGCGACATGGAGCACCGCGACGTGCTCCTTTTCATCGACAACATCTACCGCTACACCCTGGCCGGCGTGGAAGTTTCCGCCCTGCTGGGCCGCATGCCCTCGGCGGTGGGTTACCAGCCGACGCTGGCCACCGAGATGGGCGCCCTCCAGGAGCGCATCACCACCACCAAGAACGGCTCCATCACCTCCTTCCAGGCCATCTACGTGCCGGCCGACGACTACACCGACCCCGGCGTGGTGGCCACCTTCGGCCACCTGGACGCCGTCATCGCCCTGGAGCGCTCACTGGCGGCCCAGGCGCTGTTCCCGGCCGTCGATCCGCTGGCCTCAAACTCCCGCATCCTGGACCCCATCGTCGTCGGCGACGAGCACTATAGGGTCGCCCGCGAGGTGCAGCGGGTGCTGCAACGCTACAAGGACCTGCAGGACGTCATCGCCATTCTGGGCATGGAAGAGCTCTCCGAGGAAGATAAGGCCACAGTTGCCCGAGCCCGTAAAATCCAGCGTTTCTTGACCCAACCGTTCTTCGTTTCCGAGATCTTCACTGGCAGGCCAGGCAAATACGTGCCGCTGTCCGAGACCATCCGCGGCTTTAAAGAAATCCTGGAAGGCAAACATGATGCTTTGCCGGAACAAGCCTTTTATATGGTAGGCAGCATCGACGAGGCGGTCGAAGCTGCTGCTAAAATGGCGGCATAG
- a CDS encoding F0F1 ATP synthase subunit epsilon — protein sequence MTTIRLEVVTPERSVFSDDVDIVVAPGIEGELGILPHHTPLMTALKTGELRARKGSEEFLLCVAGGFMEVRPDRVIVLADTCERAEEIDLARAEEARRKAEQRMAEKYQPGFDAAESEAALHRAMARLAIAEKSKRRKGSLRPPPAN from the coding sequence TTGACAACGATAAGACTTGAAGTAGTCACCCCTGAGCGCAGCGTTTTTTCCGACGATGTCGATATTGTAGTCGCGCCGGGGATCGAGGGTGAGCTTGGCATACTGCCGCACCATACGCCGTTGATGACAGCTTTAAAAACCGGCGAACTCCGGGCGCGCAAAGGCAGCGAGGAATTCCTGCTGTGCGTAGCAGGAGGTTTCATGGAGGTCAGACCTGACCGAGTCATCGTTCTGGCCGATACTTGCGAGCGTGCCGAGGAGATCGATCTGGCGCGGGCGGAAGAAGCACGGCGTAAAGCCGAACAACGTATGGCTGAAAAATATCAACCTGGCTTCGACGCCGCTGAGAGCGAAGCGGCGCTCCACCGGGCTATGGCGCGTTTGGCCATCGCCGAGAAGTCGAAACGACGCAAGGGTTCGCTTCGACCGCCGCCAGCTAACTAA
- a CDS encoding NINE protein → MGGICGGLLIHSIYAGEVESAITAITVSDKSRLAVSLFAFFLGVFGAHRWYLGKAGTALLMLLTLGGLGIIWALVDFIMAVSGQMKDKKGRLITKW, encoded by the coding sequence TTGGGGGGTATCTGCGGCGGGTTATTAATTCACTCAATATATGCTGGTGAGGTAGAAAGTGCCATAACTGCTATTACGGTCTCGGACAAGTCTCGGCTGGCGGTAAGCCTGTTCGCTTTTTTCCTGGGGGTATTCGGAGCGCACCGCTGGTATCTGGGCAAAGCGGGTACGGCTTTACTGATGCTATTGACATTGGGAGGTCTCGGAATAATCTGGGCGCTGGTCGATTTTATCATGGCGGTATCAGGCCAGATGAAAGACAAAAAAGGACGGTTGATAACCAAATGGTAG
- a CDS encoding KH domain-containing protein — protein MKELVEYIAKSLADKPEAVVVTEEQEEEGLKLTLQVDDVDKGRIIGKQGRIAQAMRTLIRVKAAKAGTKARLEIL, from the coding sequence ATGAAAGAGCTAGTGGAGTACATCGCCAAATCCTTGGCGGACAAACCGGAAGCGGTGGTGGTCACCGAGGAACAGGAAGAGGAAGGTCTCAAGCTAACCCTGCAGGTGGATGATGTTGATAAAGGCCGCATCATCGGCAAGCAAGGTCGCATCGCTCAGGCCATGCGTACCCTCATACGGGTGAAAGCAGCCAAAGCCGGCACCAAAGCCCGCCTGGAGATCCTCTAA
- the rpsP gene encoding 30S ribosomal protein S16, with amino-acid sequence MLKIKLCRMGAPKKPSYRMVVADSRNSRGGAFLEIIGLYDPMTEPETVKIEVEKARNWISKGAQPTDTVNRLLRKAGVL; translated from the coding sequence ATGCTGAAAATTAAACTGTGCAGAATGGGTGCCCCGAAAAAACCGAGCTACCGGATGGTCGTCGCCGATTCCCGAAATTCCCGTGGCGGCGCGTTTCTTGAGATTATAGGCCTCTACGATCCAATGACCGAACCCGAAACTGTCAAAATCGAAGTTGAGAAAGCCAGGAACTGGATCAGTAAAGGCGCCCAGCCCACTGACACCGTCAACCGACTGCTCAGAAAAGCCGGGGTTCTATAG
- the nfi gene encoding deoxyribonuclease V (cleaves DNA at apurinic or apyrimidinic sites), producing MNINKLHRFNLTPANSIKLQAELAPAIKTADQPEGRISLIAGVDVSIGRQGSTGRAAVAVISYPTLEIIAESVHEGPAAMPYIPGLLSFRELPLILPALEKLDLEPDLFIVDGHGIAHPRRLGIAAHLGLFIDKPTIGCAKSRLYGKHDEVGWSRGSSAELYDGNEIIGRVIRTREGSKPLYISAGHRISLESAAAWVLKLTSRFRLPEPLRCAHLSAGRDANLTV from the coding sequence GTGAACATTAATAAGCTGCATCGCTTCAACCTAACACCGGCCAACTCTATTAAACTTCAGGCTGAGTTAGCGCCGGCGATCAAAACAGCCGATCAACCGGAAGGCCGTATTTCGCTTATCGCCGGGGTTGACGTTTCCATCGGCAGACAGGGGAGTACCGGGAGGGCCGCAGTCGCAGTCATTAGCTACCCCACGCTCGAAATCATCGCGGAATCCGTACATGAAGGTCCGGCGGCCATGCCTTATATTCCGGGACTGCTTTCGTTCCGTGAACTACCATTGATTTTGCCTGCCCTGGAGAAACTCGATCTCGAACCCGACCTGTTTATCGTCGACGGTCACGGCATAGCTCACCCACGGCGGTTGGGAATCGCCGCCCATCTTGGCTTATTTATCGACAAGCCCACCATCGGCTGCGCCAAGTCAAGGTTGTACGGCAAACACGATGAGGTCGGCTGGAGTCGGGGCAGCAGCGCCGAATTGTACGACGGCAACGAGATTATCGGTCGCGTCATCCGTACTCGTGAGGGCAGCAAGCCATTGTATATTTCGGCAGGGCACCGCATCAGCCTTGAATCCGCGGCGGCATGGGTGCTTAAATTAACCAGCCGTTTCCGGCTGCCGGAACCGTTGCGATGCGCGCACCTGTCCGCCGGCCGCGACGCTAACCTTACAGTGTAA
- the prfB gene encoding peptide chain release factor 2 (programmed frameshift): MVEITDLFHELSQRISHDMVRLDISAKETEIVELEKLTGQAEFWQDSPKAQGIMRRLTELKKAVEQWRGLERRLADLTELESLAEEDPALSCEVAEEMDALAGELDKLEFELAYGGEYDERNAILSIHAGAGGVESQDWAEMLLSMYLRWAERRDYVTEVLETSAGDEAGIKSVTVIFRGRFAYGNLKSEHGVHRLIRLSPFDSDHARHTSFALVEVMPEAETDADIEIDPEDIKLEAYRSSGAGGQNVQKVSSAVRLTHIPTGTVVTAQTERSQHQNREIAMGLLKARLLKLKIAEQEAERARLKGERISAEWGSQIRSYVLHPYKMVKDHRTGYETGNTAAVLEEGDIDGFIDAYLKEMLNDG; the protein is encoded by the exons ATGGTAGAAATAACTGACTTATTCCACGAGTTGTCCCAACGGATTTCTCATGACATGGTGCGTCTT GACATCTCGGCTAAAGAAACAGAGATAGTGGAGTTAGAGAAACTGACCGGCCAGGCTGAGTTCTGGCAGGATTCACCGAAAGCTCAGGGGATTATGCGGCGCCTGACCGAACTAAAAAAAGCGGTCGAGCAGTGGCGAGGTCTGGAACGGCGGTTGGCTGACCTCACCGAACTTGAATCGCTGGCTGAGGAAGACCCGGCATTGTCCTGCGAAGTTGCGGAGGAAATGGATGCTCTGGCTGGCGAGCTGGACAAACTGGAGTTTGAACTAGCCTACGGTGGAGAGTATGACGAGCGCAATGCCATTTTGTCCATCCACGCTGGGGCCGGTGGAGTGGAAAGCCAAGACTGGGCTGAGATGCTGCTCAGCATGTACCTGCGCTGGGCTGAAAGACGTGATTACGTTACTGAGGTGTTGGAGACATCGGCTGGTGATGAAGCCGGTATAAAAAGCGTCACAGTCATCTTCCGGGGCCGCTTCGCCTATGGCAATCTCAAGAGCGAGCATGGCGTCCATAGACTGATTCGGTTGTCGCCTTTCGATTCCGATCATGCCCGGCATACCTCATTTGCCTTGGTTGAGGTCATGCCCGAAGCTGAAACTGACGCTGATATTGAAATCGACCCGGAGGACATCAAACTGGAAGCATACCGTTCCAGTGGCGCCGGCGGACAGAACGTGCAGAAAGTATCTTCGGCGGTGCGTCTAACCCATATTCCAACCGGGACGGTGGTGACTGCCCAGACAGAACGTTCACAGCACCAAAACCGGGAGATAGCCATGGGGTTGCTTAAAGCGCGGCTGCTTAAGCTTAAGATCGCCGAGCAGGAAGCCGAGAGGGCCAGGCTCAAGGGCGAGCGTATCTCAGCAGAGTGGGGCAGTCAGATAAGGAGCTACGTGCTGCACCCGTATAAAATGGTCAAGGATCACCGCACCGGTTACGAGACCGGCAATACCGCAGCGGTGTTGGAAGAAGGTGACATCGACGGTTTTATCGACGCTTACTTGAAAGAGATGCTCAACGATGGTTAA
- a CDS encoding peptidase MA family metallohydrolase: MCIEADSIQVTKSASFGQFPTNISFNLSASSDHEITGARLHYRVHRQSYAIVVSEALVRFTPGKNVDIGYTIDLRRAGGLPPGTLIDYWWTITDANGSVTQSQVTTISFDDNRYSWKAISQGLVTLNWYSGPDSFAKTLMDTAQEALIKLHQDTGAALVRPVSIYIYENAQALQGSMVFPQEWTGGVAFTDFNTICIGIETANVSWGKRAIVHELAHLVTSQMTDNPYGGIPTWLNEGLSMYAEGPMDAVYVAFMNAALDQQNLFSVASLASPFSAFANLSYLSYAQSYHIVKYLIDQYGQDKMLQLLNTFASGATTDEALLAVYGFDTEGLNTNWQTFIVNSVPERVDSGIIWTPWLVILMVVVASATSIIGVWLFYPASSTDRKK, from the coding sequence GTGTGCATCGAGGCCGATTCCATTCAGGTCACCAAATCAGCAAGCTTCGGCCAGTTTCCTACGAACATCAGTTTTAATCTTTCTGCGTCAAGCGATCATGAGATTACAGGCGCTCGGCTGCATTATCGAGTTCACCGCCAGAGCTATGCTATTGTAGTGAGCGAGGCTTTAGTACGCTTCACTCCAGGTAAAAATGTTGACATCGGATACACCATAGATCTCCGACGAGCTGGCGGTTTACCGCCTGGCACCCTTATAGATTACTGGTGGACGATCACCGATGCAAACGGATCTGTCACGCAAAGCCAAGTAACAACTATAAGTTTCGATGATAATCGTTACTCATGGAAAGCCATATCTCAGGGTCTGGTCACCCTGAATTGGTATTCAGGTCCGGATTCATTCGCGAAAACGCTGATGGATACCGCACAGGAAGCCCTCATCAAGCTCCACCAAGATACGGGCGCTGCTTTGGTACGGCCAGTGTCGATCTATATCTATGAAAACGCCCAGGCCTTACAAGGTTCAATGGTGTTCCCACAGGAATGGACGGGCGGCGTAGCTTTTACTGATTTTAATACGATTTGTATCGGGATTGAAACGGCAAATGTTTCGTGGGGGAAACGGGCTATCGTCCACGAACTAGCGCACCTGGTGACCAGCCAAATGACCGATAATCCTTACGGAGGAATACCAACCTGGTTGAACGAAGGGCTGTCGATGTATGCCGAAGGGCCAATGGATGCGGTTTACGTTGCCTTTATGAATGCCGCATTGGATCAACAAAACCTGTTTTCCGTTGCCTCGTTAGCGAGTCCGTTTTCAGCTTTCGCCAATCTCTCTTATTTGTCGTATGCCCAGAGCTATCACATAGTCAAATACCTTATCGACCAATACGGTCAGGACAAAATGCTTCAATTGCTTAACACTTTCGCCTCCGGCGCGACGACAGATGAAGCACTTCTAGCAGTCTACGGATTTGACACCGAAGGCCTGAATACGAACTGGCAAACCTTCATTGTAAACTCAGTTCCGGAGAGGGTAGACTCAGGTATAATTTGGACACCATGGCTGGTGATTCTCATGGTTGTTGTCGCCAGTGCCACATCGATCATTGGAGTTTGGTTGTTCTATCCCGCATCCTCTACCGACAGGAAAAAATAA
- a CDS encoding peptide ABC transporter substrate-binding protein, with amino-acid sequence MTGFRIGTSSLILLAAFSLLITSSCTPGATVPSSTSSGGRLTLTTAEPFTLDPALAGDAGALTFVTQIFSGLVKITDTGVMPDIAESWTISPDGTVYTFKLRKDVKFHDGRSATSADIKYSFERALAPSTGSTTARTYLGDIVGAAQMLSGASGSLEGLKIIDDYTLSIGIDKPRSYFLAKLTYATAYLVDRNSVGEAQWWRNPIGTGPFKLAEWSSNSFIRLDRNSDYYGGAPKLESVVFRFLAGRPMDLYETGQVDVAVVDRAYIDRVLDVNGPFAGEAQVVSELSFYFLGFNCSSPPFDDPLIRQAFCLALDRETIVRLVFNDIPQAAQGVVPPGIPGYNPTLSGLGFDLRLAKALISQSSYGRVENMPQIVLTTLGYGGTITPELEAIIYQWKTNLGIDVKIRQLEPERFLYNLKQEKDQIYYQGWIADYPHQQNFLEVLFQTGADNNWGEFSNEEVDSLLNQAAGLSDTALSQVLYRQAEDLIVHDAAVWPILFGRNYVLIKPYVIGYELNPLGVPILQNVSVERSDTASPTSLSVH; translated from the coding sequence ATGACTGGTTTTCGAATCGGGACTTCTTCTTTAATTCTTTTAGCCGCGTTTAGCCTGCTGATTACCTCTTCGTGCACACCTGGGGCAACGGTTCCTTCTTCCACGAGTTCAGGCGGGCGTCTGACACTAACTACCGCCGAACCGTTTACCCTTGACCCTGCACTGGCTGGCGACGCGGGAGCCCTAACTTTTGTCACCCAAATCTTCAGCGGTCTGGTTAAAATTACCGACACCGGTGTGATGCCAGACATCGCTGAAAGCTGGACTATCAGCCCTGACGGCACAGTGTACACTTTTAAGCTTCGAAAAGATGTCAAGTTTCACGATGGTCGCTCAGCCACTTCGGCTGATATAAAATATTCGTTTGAAAGGGCTCTCGCTCCTTCCACAGGCTCCACTACCGCTAGAACATACCTCGGCGATATCGTGGGGGCAGCCCAAATGTTGTCAGGCGCCTCTGGGAGTCTGGAAGGTCTGAAAATTATCGATGATTACACGCTGTCAATTGGGATAGACAAACCAAGGTCATATTTCTTGGCAAAATTGACCTATGCCACAGCTTACCTCGTCGACCGAAACAGCGTCGGGGAGGCTCAGTGGTGGCGCAACCCTATAGGTACCGGCCCGTTTAAATTAGCGGAATGGAGTTCCAATTCATTCATCCGCTTAGACCGTAACTCGGACTATTATGGCGGCGCACCGAAACTTGAGAGTGTCGTTTTCCGTTTTCTTGCCGGCCGCCCGATGGACCTTTACGAGACTGGGCAGGTAGATGTCGCCGTCGTCGATCGAGCGTATATCGACCGAGTTCTCGACGTAAATGGACCTTTTGCCGGTGAAGCGCAGGTTGTCTCCGAACTCAGTTTTTATTTTTTAGGTTTTAACTGCAGCTCTCCCCCGTTTGATGACCCGCTCATCAGGCAGGCGTTTTGCTTGGCGCTAGACCGCGAGACAATCGTCAGGCTTGTATTCAACGATATTCCACAGGCAGCCCAAGGCGTGGTCCCGCCGGGGATACCAGGATACAATCCTACCCTGAGTGGACTGGGATTCGACCTGCGACTTGCAAAGGCTCTTATATCGCAATCTAGTTATGGTAGGGTCGAAAATATGCCTCAGATTGTTCTAACAACTCTGGGATATGGAGGAACGATCACACCAGAGCTTGAAGCGATAATCTACCAGTGGAAAACGAACTTGGGAATTGACGTCAAGATTCGGCAGTTGGAACCTGAAAGGTTCCTGTACAACTTAAAGCAGGAGAAGGATCAAATCTACTACCAGGGTTGGATTGCAGACTATCCTCATCAACAGAATTTTCTGGAGGTACTCTTTCAGACCGGAGCAGATAACAATTGGGGAGAGTTCTCAAACGAAGAGGTTGACAGTCTTCTTAATCAAGCTGCGGGTTTATCCGATACAGCCTTGAGTCAAGTATTATACCGTCAAGCTGAAGACCTGATCGTGCATGACGCGGCTGTGTGGCCGATCTTATTCGGCCGAAACTATGTTTTAATAAAGCCTTATGTTATAGGGTACGAGCTAAATCCGTTGGGCGTACCGATCCTCCAGAATGTCAGTGTTGAAAGATCGGACACCGCGTCGCCGACGAGTCTGAGTGTTCATTGA
- the thrS gene encoding threonine--tRNA ligase, whose product MVNDKQSETLDIMRHSAAHVLAHAVRQLFPGARLGIGPAIENGFYYDFELSRALSQDDLPLIEAKMNEIVKQNIPFIREAVGRREAERTFADQPYKLELLSELPADEDAILYRNGDFVDLCKGPHVSHTARVKAFKLLSIAGAYWRGNEKRPMLQRIYGAAFLTKSELDEYLRRLAELEARDHRRINKQLNLFATPDEIGGGLVIYGPKAGRIRTTIEEFWRREHYDNGYEILYSPHVGRSTLWEISGHLANYKDIMYSPMDIDGQDYYVKPMNCPFHILYYKSQARSYRDLPLRWAELGTVYRYERSGVLTGLLRVRGFTQDDAHIICTPEQIESEISEVVNFSFKMWSTFGFKEHQLYLATRPEKAIGTEEQWQKASDALKRVLDAQGLDYKIDEGGGAFYGPKIDLKVKDALGREWQMTTIQFDFNLPERFEMVYTGADGQEHRPYMVHRALLGSWERFFGLLIEHYAGAFPVWLHPVQAAVLPIADRHIEYARNLTENLKLQGIRVYLDQRSETINQKIRQAQLEKIPCMLIIGDKEIDNCTVAVRLRTGEQKFGVSIEEFKKSINSAIRDRLPNVVV is encoded by the coding sequence ATGGTAAACGATAAGCAAAGCGAAACACTTGACATAATGCGTCACTCCGCGGCCCATGTCCTAGCTCATGCAGTAAGGCAACTATTCCCGGGAGCCAGGTTGGGGATAGGACCAGCAATTGAAAATGGTTTTTATTATGATTTTGAGCTTTCTCGAGCGCTGTCTCAGGATGACCTCCCTCTGATAGAAGCAAAAATGAATGAAATCGTCAAACAAAACATTCCCTTCATCCGGGAAGCAGTAGGGCGAAGGGAGGCCGAAAGAACCTTTGCCGATCAGCCGTATAAATTGGAATTGTTGTCGGAATTACCTGCCGATGAAGATGCGATACTTTACCGAAACGGTGACTTTGTTGATCTATGTAAAGGTCCGCACGTCTCCCATACCGCCAGGGTGAAAGCTTTCAAGTTATTGTCCATTGCCGGCGCCTACTGGAGAGGAAATGAAAAACGACCGATGCTACAGCGCATCTACGGCGCGGCTTTCCTAACTAAGTCCGAACTGGATGAATATTTAAGGCGGCTAGCTGAACTCGAAGCACGTGATCACCGTAGGATTAATAAACAATTGAACCTTTTCGCGACGCCGGATGAAATCGGAGGCGGTCTTGTCATTTATGGGCCAAAAGCAGGCCGTATCAGAACCACAATCGAAGAATTCTGGCGCCGCGAACATTACGACAACGGCTATGAAATCCTTTATAGCCCGCATGTCGGGCGGAGCACGCTTTGGGAGATCTCAGGTCACCTAGCCAATTATAAAGACATTATGTACTCCCCAATGGATATCGATGGGCAGGATTATTATGTGAAACCGATGAATTGCCCATTCCACATCCTGTACTATAAATCTCAGGCTCGCTCTTACCGCGATCTTCCGCTACGCTGGGCTGAACTAGGGACAGTCTACCGGTACGAGCGCAGCGGTGTCTTGACCGGTCTGCTACGGGTTCGTGGCTTCACTCAAGATGACGCTCATATTATATGTACGCCGGAACAGATTGAAAGCGAAATATCCGAAGTTGTAAATTTCTCTTTCAAAATGTGGAGCACTTTTGGATTCAAAGAACATCAGCTTTACCTGGCAACCCGGCCGGAAAAAGCCATCGGCACAGAAGAGCAGTGGCAAAAAGCGTCGGATGCGCTGAAACGGGTGTTGGACGCTCAGGGATTAGACTACAAAATTGATGAGGGCGGCGGCGCGTTTTATGGTCCTAAAATCGATCTCAAGGTAAAAGATGCTTTAGGGCGCGAATGGCAGATGACTACCATACAGTTTGACTTTAATCTGCCGGAGCGTTTTGAGATGGTTTATACAGGCGCGGATGGGCAGGAGCATCGACCATATATGGTTCATCGGGCGTTATTAGGTTCATGGGAACGATTCTTCGGGCTACTCATAGAACACTACGCCGGAGCTTTCCCTGTCTGGCTGCACCCGGTGCAGGCTGCGGTGCTGCCGATCGCCGACAGACACATTGAATATGCGCGTAATTTAACGGAAAACCTTAAATTACAGGGCATCCGTGTGTATCTCGATCAAAGGTCAGAGACCATTAACCAAAAAATAAGGCAGGCTCAACTTGAGAAAATCCCCTGTATGCTTATCATCGGCGATAAGGAGATTGACAACTGTACCGTCGCCGTTCGTCTGCGTACAGGGGAGCAAAAATTCGGGGTCAGCATCGAAGAGTTTAAGAAATCAATCAACTCAGCCATTCGTGACCGACTGCCAAATGTCGTCGTCTAA
- a CDS encoding zinc ribbon domain-containing protein translates to MPIYEYICPQCRKTFELRRPFSECDAITPCPTCNVECDRILSSNFSQVMATPADSYLLTQDKAKEKMWLSQRRAEDDKIKDPDPLARWRKEREQACGKGPEAWVEWAKEELVKQEKEKDEKRMKETAEKDYAAWALKSSKVDPLEKTRYEALKELQNIDAAEQAYKEKMKWNPATETWEEDKPAFDYPPVIKPTGQKKESKFDRKKTITEEESENEIPEDEQYL, encoded by the coding sequence ATGCCGATTTATGAATACATCTGTCCGCAGTGCCGGAAGACCTTTGAACTGCGACGTCCGTTCAGCGAATGTGACGCGATAACCCCATGTCCAACCTGTAATGTTGAATGTGATCGGATTCTGTCATCAAATTTCTCTCAGGTGATGGCTACTCCGGCGGACAGTTATCTGCTGACCCAGGATAAAGCCAAGGAAAAGATGTGGTTATCACAGAGGCGGGCTGAAGATGACAAAATTAAGGATCCGGATCCTCTAGCCCGCTGGCGAAAAGAGCGCGAGCAGGCTTGCGGCAAGGGCCCTGAAGCTTGGGTGGAATGGGCCAAAGAAGAGCTGGTTAAACAGGAAAAAGAAAAAGACGAGAAGCGGATGAAGGAAACCGCCGAGAAAGATTATGCCGCCTGGGCGCTCAAATCTTCCAAAGTGGATCCGCTGGAAAAGACGCGGTATGAAGCTTTGAAAGAACTTCAAAACATTGATGCTGCCGAACAAGCATACAAGGAAAAAATGAAGTGGAATCCTGCCACTGAAACCTGGGAAGAGGATAAGCCTGCTTTTGATTACCCGCCGGTCATCAAACCAACCGGACAGAAAAAAGAAAGTAAATTTGACCGGAAAAAGACCATTACAGAGGAAGAATCGGAAAACGAGATACCTGAAGACGAGCAATATCTCTAA